The Deltaproteobacteria bacterium nucleotide sequence CTTTCCCTCGCGCCCAACGAGCCGGTCCCGATCGAGGGGTACGGAACCGTCCGCGGGGTGAACTACGACCAGAACTTCCAGGGGAGAGGCCCGGCGCTCCAGGTGGTCGTCGAAAAACCGGGTAAACCGGCAGACAATTTCTGGCTCCTCCAGCAACTGCCCGACCAGGACCGCCAACGTAATGACGCGCTGGCGTTCTCCTTCGGCGGCCTGGACTCCAAGATGTTCACCGGTCTGCAGGTGGCAAGGGACCCCGGAGTCAACGTCGTGTGGCTCGGATGCGCCCTGATGATCATCGGGATCACCATGGCGTTCTTCCTGTCACACCAGCGGGTGTGGGTGCGGCTCGCCCAGGGGCAGGACGGCCGCGTGGAGGTCGTCCTCGCGGGCTCCGCCAGTCGGAACCGGCTTGCCTTCGAAAAGAGATTCGCGAAAATACAGACCGGCGTGAAGGCGGTGGGACAATGAGCAACGTCATCCTGTTCAATCTAACCACGGTGCTGTTCGGCGTAGCGTCCGCCCTGTATCTCGGCGCCCTCTACGCGAAGAACGGGAAGATCGCCGTTTTCGGTACATGGACCTGTCTATTGGCGGC carries:
- a CDS encoding c-type cytochrome biogenesis protein CcsB, whose translation is MSNVILFNLTTVLFGVASALYLGALYAKNGKIAVFGTWTCLLAAVVSTAALGVRWYESYQMGIGRIPVTNLYESLVFFAWSVNLFY